The following proteins come from a genomic window of Papaver somniferum cultivar HN1 unplaced genomic scaffold, ASM357369v1 unplaced-scaffold_65, whole genome shotgun sequence:
- the LOC113343727 gene encoding uncharacterized protein LOC113343727: MASTTRALLLSRFSDLSLHLQNPKSPISHHSNNSIKPFHFIKKQQSLSQLHRYSSSFNPAVVNCVFSGVDGGGGGGLADEFVSTNRKSGYFDREFSVIENMLKKIEPLDTSVISKGVSSAAKDSMKKTISTMLGLLPSDQFSVTIRVSKGPLDHLLASSIITGYTLWNAEYRVHLMRNFDISPGSNQASPYFRVPEEGSDNDIEKSGEEGEDGVIEEKKMGENLVDSGIPESLGELSPEVVNYIKMLQSELASVKELNSQKQETMQSEYKEENNDLLGYLRSLDPDMVTELSRPSSSEVEEIVHQLVQNIMQRFYKDDPASSFFEDSVFGEIGSYPGSDVDPDSVGTSRDYLAKLLFWCMLLGHHLRSLENRLHLSCVVGLL, encoded by the exons ATGGCATCAACGACTAGGGCTCTTCTACTATCTCGATTCAGTGACCTCTCCCTCcatttacaaaaccctaaatccccaatttctcaccacAGCAATAATTCAATCAAGCCCTTTCATTTCATTAAAAAACAGCAATCTTTATCTCAATTACATCGTTATTCTTCATCTTTTAATCCAGCTGTTGTGAATTGTGTCTTTTCTGGCGTTGATGGTGGTGGCGGAGGTGGTTTAGCTGATGAATTTGTTTCAACTAATAGAAAATCTGGATATTTTGATCGTGAATTCTCTGTAATTGAAAATATGTTGAAAAAGATTGAACCTTTGGATACTTCTGTTATTTCCAAAGGGGTTTCATCTGCAGCTAAAGATTCCATGAAGAAAACTATTTCAACTATGCTTGGTTTACTTCCTTCTGATCAGTTTTCAGTCacaattagggtttctaaaggtCCACTTGATCATCTTCTTGCTTCTTCCATCATCACTGG gtATACATTGTGGAATGCAGAATATAGGGTTCATTTGATGAGGAATTTTGATATATCTCCTGGTAGTAATCAGGCATCACCTTATTTTCGAGTACCCGAGGAAGGTTCAGATAATGATATTGAGAAGAGTGGGGAAGAAGGCGAGGATGGTGTGATAGAGGAGAAGAAAATGGGTGAAAATTTGGTGGATAGTGGAATACCAGAAAGTCTTGGTGAACTGTCACCAGAAGTTGTGAATTATATAAAAATGCTCCAATCAGAATTAGCTTCTGTAAAG GAACTGAATTCACAAAAGCAAGAAACTATGCAGTCTGAATATAAGGAAGAGAATAATGATCTATTAGGCTACTTGCGGTCGTTGGACCCTGATATG GTGACTGAATTATCTCGACCATCATCATCGGAGGTGGAAGAAATTGTTCATCAACTTGTGCAGAACATAATGCAAAGATTTTACAAAGACGACCCTGCGTCTAGCTTCTTTGAAGATTCAGTCTTTGGAGAAATAGGAAGCTATCCAGGTAGTGATGTGGACCCTGACTCTGTAGGCACTTCCCGGGATTACCTAGCGAAGCTACTTTTCTG GTGCATGTTGTTGGGTCATCACTTAAGAAGCTTAGAGAACCGATTGCATTTAAGCTGCGTGGTTGGTTTGTTATGA